One Thermogemmata fonticola DNA window includes the following coding sequences:
- a CDS encoding M16 family metallopeptidase: MLFQHTLANGMVLIAERMEHVRSAAFNFLLPGGSAYDPPEQRGIGSLLAEMIVRGAGSRNHRELSTVLNSLGTDRSESAGRIALHLGCSMLARHLPAVLEVYADILRRPHLPPEELPAVQALALQDLDSLEDNPSSQVRIELHHCHFPPPLNQDSYGTAEGIRAVTPESLRNHYERCVKPNGIILAVAGDIQWEPLRDVVERLFGDWPAGPLPELAIGSHTPYSRHLFKDTHQTHIAFAYPSVPVNHPQYYAARAAEAVLCGGMSSRLFTEVREKRGLCYSISLRHKTFRHVAAIVGYAGTGADRAQQTLEVTLSELRRLAEGVEADEVDRIRAGLKSGLIMQQESTKSRAGIMASDWFFLGRVRTFDEMQQIIDQLTPEMILEHVRAFPCEPVTVATLGPHPLTLPPYCHPYQPNFVPKAP, encoded by the coding sequence ATGCTATTCCAGCACACGCTTGCCAACGGCATGGTTCTGATCGCGGAGCGGATGGAACATGTTCGCTCGGCGGCCTTCAACTTCCTGCTCCCCGGCGGCTCGGCCTACGATCCTCCGGAACAGCGGGGAATAGGCAGCCTGCTCGCGGAAATGATCGTCCGCGGCGCTGGGTCCCGCAATCACCGGGAATTGTCAACAGTGCTCAATTCGCTGGGAACAGATCGCTCGGAATCAGCCGGCCGCATCGCCTTGCATCTGGGATGCTCAATGCTAGCCCGCCATCTCCCCGCGGTGCTGGAAGTGTATGCCGACATTCTCCGCCGTCCCCATCTGCCACCGGAAGAACTCCCCGCTGTGCAAGCCCTCGCCCTCCAGGACCTAGACTCTCTCGAAGATAACCCCTCCTCCCAGGTCCGGATTGAACTGCACCATTGCCATTTTCCCCCGCCGCTGAACCAGGACTCCTACGGGACCGCTGAGGGCATTCGTGCTGTCACCCCGGAGAGTTTGCGAAACCACTATGAACGATGTGTCAAACCCAACGGCATTATCTTGGCCGTCGCGGGAGACATCCAATGGGAACCGCTACGCGACGTGGTAGAACGTCTCTTTGGCGATTGGCCTGCCGGACCGCTGCCAGAACTTGCCATCGGTTCGCATACACCTTATTCCCGGCATCTCTTCAAAGACACGCATCAGACCCACATTGCTTTTGCCTATCCGAGCGTGCCAGTGAATCATCCGCAGTATTACGCCGCTCGGGCAGCCGAGGCGGTTCTCTGCGGCGGAATGAGTTCCCGCCTTTTCACAGAGGTTCGGGAGAAACGGGGATTGTGCTATTCGATTTCTCTGAGACACAAAACATTCCGGCATGTCGCTGCGATCGTCGGTTATGCGGGGACCGGAGCGGATCGGGCACAACAGACCCTGGAAGTCACGTTAAGTGAACTGCGGCGCCTAGCGGAAGGGGTGGAAGCCGATGAGGTGGACCGCATCCGAGCCGGTCTCAAATCGGGCCTGATCATGCAACAGGAATCGACGAAATCCCGTGCCGGTATTATGGCCTCGGATTGGTTTTTCCTCGGCCGGGTCCGTACCTTCGATGAAATGCAACAGATCATCGATCAACTCACCCCTGAGATGATCCTGGAGCATGTGCGAGCCTTCCCCTGCGAGCCGGTCACAGTGGCCACTCTCGGACCCCATCCGTTGACCTTGCCGCCGTACTGCCACCCCTATCAACCCAATTTCGTTCCCAAGGCTCCCTAG
- a CDS encoding GNAT family N-acetyltransferase gives MKYHKRYMMECALSEEPGWEVRLPPGYVWVPWSDAVVERHAAVLYESFRDSPDATILPSLGTVTGCLVLVRTLARWRGFCPAANWLIAYQNSQDVACLQAALDTRDHGVIINLAVLSPHRGQGLGTALLRRGLQGLYQAGARRVYLEVTASNQAALNLYRRHHFRCYKTLYREAIAGEGAACKPGTGCSGAADREGAPAEAGEPSFPPATSN, from the coding sequence GTGAAGTATCACAAGCGTTACATGATGGAATGTGCCTTGTCTGAGGAGCCAGGGTGGGAGGTACGGCTTCCGCCGGGATATGTTTGGGTGCCGTGGTCGGACGCCGTGGTGGAACGGCATGCCGCGGTACTGTATGAGAGTTTTCGGGATTCCCCTGATGCAACCATACTTCCGTCGCTGGGGACCGTGACCGGATGTCTGGTTCTCGTTCGTACCTTGGCACGCTGGCGTGGTTTCTGTCCCGCGGCTAATTGGTTGATCGCTTACCAGAACAGCCAAGACGTAGCCTGCCTCCAGGCCGCTTTGGACACCAGGGATCATGGGGTGATCATCAATCTGGCAGTTCTCTCGCCGCACCGGGGACAAGGTTTGGGGACCGCTTTACTGCGTCGCGGCTTGCAGGGACTGTACCAGGCTGGTGCCCGCCGTGTCTATCTGGAAGTAACTGCCAGCAATCAGGCTGCCTTGAACTTGTATCGCCGCCACCATTTCCGTTGCTACAAAACTCTGTATCGTGAAGCGATCGCAGGAGAAGGGGCCGCGTGCAAGCCGGGAACGGGATGCAGCGGAGCTGCCGATCGAGAAGGTGCTCCTGCGGAAGCGGGGGAACCGTCTTTCCCCCCGGCGACATCCAATTGA